A region of Theileria annulata chromosome 2, complete sequence, *** SEQUENCING IN PROGRESS *** DNA encodes the following proteins:
- a CDS encoding uncharacterized protein (chr2.C.cand.67 - hypothetical protein), giving the protein MSGLKVQILKGFNTYSDDLINKKNTNLNARRQFNTNISDLDDLTGTRVRSNVFAVYQPRRKENTDFGGFNKKNKGSKEIVEKQEIEEKKIIEPEIVQQDEVDITSFLFENEPNKDTNEVTNEDKNDVTNEVTNEVINEVEVEDKKEQFTISEPLLAISDGEVKGVEINDNSVIDMRNIDGYSDTDDSTIMDGHGLVENKKTKKDDLGEKFDKFMEMMKQRFDKDEMRERHEQNMEKMKEGFNTLISKMGMKKSGEGRDRKLSRSSSGSSNDRSKNWGSGISRENLNKMGGKLFSSGVNEYVKNDVKKRCCLKLMKPKMGF; this is encoded by the coding sequence ATGTCCGGTTTAAAGGTTCAAATACTGAAGGGGTTCAACACTTACAGCGACGATTTAATCAATAAAAAGAacacaaatttaaatgcTAGGCGGCAGTTTAACACAAACATCAGTGATCTGGACGATCTTACTGGGACTCGAGTCAGGTCCAACGTCTTTGCAGTTTACCAACCCAGGCGGAAGGAGAACACAGATTTTGGAggttttaataaaaaaaataaaggcAGTAAAGAAATTGTCGAAAAACAAGAAATAGAGgagaaaaaaattatagaGCCTGAAATTGTTCAGCAGGATGAGGTCGACATTACATCCTTCCTTTTCGAAAATGAGCCAAACAAGGATACAAATGAGGTTACAAACGAAGATAAAAATGACGTTACAAATGAAGTTACGAACGAGGTTATAAATGAGGTGGAAGTGGAGGATAAAAAGGAGCAATTTACTATAAGTGAACCTTTATTGGCCATCAGTGACGGAGAGGTCAAAGGTGTAGAAATTAATGACAACAGCGTGATTGATATGAGAAATATAGATGGATACTCAGATACTGATGATTCAACCATAATGGATGGGCATGGACTTGTGGAAAATAAGAAAACAAAAAAGGATGATTTAGGCGAAAAGTTTGACAAGTTTATGGAGATGATGAAGCAAAGGTTCGATAAAGACGAGATGAGAGAAAGGCACGAACAGAATATGGAAAAAATGAAAGAAGGGTTTAACACACTTATTAGTAAAATGGGAATGAAGAAATCGGGTGAGGGTAGGGATAGAAAACTAAGTAGAAGTTCGAGTGGAAGTTCAAACGATAGGTCAAAGAATTGGGGTTCTGGAATAAGCAgagaaaatttaaacaaaatggGCGGCAAATTATTCTCGAGTGGCGTGAATGAATACGTTAAAAATGACGTTAAAAAAAGATGTTGTcttaaattaatgaaacCTAAAATGGGATTTTAA
- a CDS encoding uncharacterized protein (chr2.C.cand.68 - hypothetical protein), which translates to MDFNESFGPEIVKQFSAFGLWNNGNSLVFHHRGSTFHRLSLGRSFNNSHLYLSLEETIFALLRTDFVLVDNDTKDFVTPESLIHSLENDHRVGDLLRVHVYLAFQRLGKCPRPLIEFSDFTIKFPNIDPFLKLPSFPKKRDKVELHSLLEVFKKNLTSQNFDFKTSIPFPSFTVDGLEVFTVMPDSAACDILDTLTAFNCIIAISNLESVYFLEISPLQINI; encoded by the coding sequence ATGGACTTTAATGAATCTTTTGGTCCCGAAATTGTAAAACAATTTTCAGCTTTTGGTCTTTGGAATAACGGAAATTCCTTAGTCTTCCATCATAGAGGCTCAACTTTCCACAGACTATCCCTCGGAAGGAGTTTTAACAATTCACACTTGTACTTGAGTTTGGAGGAGACCATTTTTGCCCTTTTGAGGACTGATTTTGTCCTTGTTGATAATGACACTAAGGATTTTGTGACTCCGGAATCACTTATTCACTCTTTGGAAAATGATCATAGGGTTGGTGACTTACTAAGGGTTCACGTTTATCTCGCTTTCCAGAGGCTTGGCAAATGCCCAAGGCCTTTAATAGAGTTTTCTGACTTTACTATAAAATTTCCTAACATTGATCCTTTTTTAAAGTTACCTTCGTTCCCTAAAAAGAGGGACAAAGTGGAACTTCACTCCTTGTTAGAAGTGTTTAAAAAGAATTTAACTTCacaaaattttgattttaaaactagTATTCCTTTTCCTTCATTCACTGTTGACGGCTTAGAAGTGTTCACTGTAATGCCAGACTCAGCTGCCTGTGATATTCTTGACACTTTAACTGCCTTTAACTGCATCATCGCTATTTCTAATCTCGAGTCAGTATACTTTCTAGAAATTTCACCCCTTCAAATCAATATTTAa
- a CDS encoding uncharacterized protein (chr2.cand.448 - signal peptide;~secreted protein, putative;~Apicoplast targetting peptide predicted by the PlasmoAP tool;~Signal peptide predicted for TA15285 by SignalP 2.0 HMM (Signal peptide probability 0.912, signal anchor probability 0.000) with cleavage site probability 0.880 between residues 15 and 16) has protein sequence MRIICILIFVDIISCFNPNSVDYKVVKFRVYSKNPDYDRKLREQRRSKRLKHALPLEDMKLDMMNQSLISGAKRMQKRIFGPRLSQVPGDGGEIPDLAKSTDKYNHVKEYYSSYSTTYFKKNALTNSTEGTTGSTTNTTDSTSTNNTNSTTNNNNTMDNYGEFFNDEEKTIKKILKDPNATFGEFEGQKPAIEKPFYKKFEGFQPESKYKIATMKRTLAAYKQDFEEEFEGTQNYCGLRYEAVFSHASPENVEMLRQMEIEVKQGGLSPNNPILEVDVNVDDQIDD, from the coding sequence ATGAGgataatatgtatattaatatttgtcGACATAATTTCCTGTTTTAACCCTAATTCCGTAGATTATAAAGTGGTCAAATTTAGAGTTTATTCTAAGAACCCAGATTATGACAGGAAACTACGAGAACAGAGAAGATCAAAGAGGCTTAAACACGCATTGCCTTTGGAAGACATGAAACTTGATATGATGAATCAAAGTTTGATCTCAGGTGCCAAACGAATGCAAAAAAGGATCTTCGGTCCAAGGCTATCTCAAGTCCCTGGAGATGGTGGCGAAATCCCGGACCTCGCAAAATCCACAGATAAATATAACCATGTCAAAGAGTATTATTCTTCTTATTCCACTACGTATTTTAAGAAAAATGCTCttactaatagtactgaGGGTACTACGGGTTCTACTACCAATACTACTGATAGTACTTCCAccaataatactaattctaccaccaataataataatactatggATAATTATGGtgaattttttaatgatGAGGAGAAAACTATAAAGAAGATATTGAAAGATCCAAACGCGACATTTGGTGAGTTTGAGGGTCAGAAACCAGCTATAGAAAAACCATTTTATAAGAAGTTTGAAGGATTCCAGCCAGAATCGAAATATAAGATTGCGACCATGAAAAGAACTTTAGCTGCCTACAAGCAAGATTTTGAAGAGGAATTCGAGGGTACTCAGAACTATTGCGGACTGAGATACGAGGCAGTATTCAGCCACGCTTCTCCTGAGAATGTGGAAATGCTCCGGCAAATGGAAATTGAAGTCAAGCAAGGCGGGCTTAGCCCTAATAATCCAATTTTAGAAGTGGATGTCAATGTGGATGATCAAATCGACGATTAA
- a CDS encoding uncharacterized protein (hypothetical protein, conserved, mal13p1.159) yields MHSANCDCKAEHELATTFVCLREYLDLPSIRVFNSTTDPNLGRIVFKPYDERLSPPEILSDPVETELLFTVPFSQPCDVHNFLAVNESEAALELKIFANRPDFDFSDVEATVPTLTLNLPPDFHGSFIHNLNSVKFKGVQDLALHFLSNKGPVKLRYIGLRGRPLQPVKGVVDVTYEVTPTADFNESLSEIKNFKIIE; encoded by the exons ATGCATTCTGCAAACTGCGACTGTAAAGCTGAACATGAGTTGGCAACTACATTCGTATGCTTGAGGGAGTATTTGGACCTCCCATCAATAAGAGTCTTTAACAGTACCACA GATCCGAATCTGGGAAGAATAGTATTTAAGCCTTACGACGAACGTTTGAGCCCACCCGAGATTTTAAGTGACCCTGTTGAAACGGAATTGCTGTTTACAGTGCCGTTTTCACAGCCCTGTGATGTGCATAATTTCTTAGCGGTGAACGAGAGTGAGGCTGCCTTGGAGCTTAAAATCTTTGCGAATCGGCCTGACTTCGACTTCAGTGACGTTGAAGCAACTGTTCCAACCCTCACCTTAAACCTTCCTCCCGACTTTCACGGCTCATTCATTCACAATTTGAACTCAGTGAAGTTCAAAGGCGTTCAGGACCTAGCTCTTCACTTTCTCTCAAACAAAGGCCCCGTCAAGCTCAGGTACATTGGCCTCAGAGGAAGGCCACTCCAGCCTGTAAAAGGAGTTGTAGATGTCACATACGAAGTAACTCCAACTGCTGATTTCAACGAATCACTTTCCGAAATTAAAAACTTCAAAATCATCGAATAA
- a CDS encoding uncharacterized protein (chr2.C.cand.69 - signal peptide;~secreted protein, putative;~1 probable transmembrane helix predicted for TA15265 by TMHMM2.0 at aa 12-29;~Signal peptide predicted for TA15265 by SignalP 2.0 HMM (Signal peptide probability 0.952, signal anchor probability 0.047) with cleavage site probability 0.555 between residues 34 and 35) translates to MISLKKLSKSLVLAARVLTPLVLLLLFWFSNVLKLNELSVSRFIYNGICNNESMDGLGRIVCPSVPLEDELLVLKGKDAREVGEMSLPVVISTTKQTDNVVINSDSSTPSSLYLILKMCSEYRAREKKHKIRLLDDLCPIISESLDNSDLIQLSGKNSQINQYGREIVLWSSVSSLLRSLPYSGKLKHVKLLSNSLNKNEIMYKVLNSVSSYQDHITTTNNINTNSFNTCNSIKDEDTKSKNKPGCGRRNMSSGLNLLVTSGILSSSDDPFRLLVETAFPTLIAESFGTIQESIHRLFLSFPEASASLLHMRKIGFEGINFSSLEPEIDRFTFLSVFLSALQLLLTYSFDNFKLYDGIVESSYSDMTNHWDKPNNQMNNSKDEKFHNSKGKKMNKSLLNEFDDLDSRIFVDFITHRLGSFFINLEVKKRLFTIGNLGTKFTAKFLHNLILTNLTQPNLVKGSGTELMKCKLRESLTALGKFISFDFNNDGEVSFEEFTKGSIDMNDFVNDVISAVDTYGKSGLEKDPELQFVHLLNSQNTLYDKIIDEFIISDTDKNDSLSLDEFLELNLSTSIISNIQA, encoded by the coding sequence ATGATATCGTTAAAGAAGTTATCGAAATCGCTGGTTCTAGCGGCCAGGGTTTTAACGCCGCTAGTTCTGTTGTTGCTGTTTTGGTTCTCAAATGTGCTGAAACTGAACGAGTTGAGTGTGTCGagatttatttataacGGGATTTGCAACAATGAGAGCATGGATGGACTGGGCCGGATAGTTTGTCCGTCAGTTCCCCTAGAAGACGAACTATTAGTTTTAAAGGGGAAAGATGCCAGGGAAGTAGGCGAAATGAGCCTACCTGTAGTAATTTCAACTACAAAACAGACTGATAATGTGGTAATAAACTCAGATTCCTCAACCCCTTCCTCACTGTActtaatattgaaaatgtGTAGTGAGTATAGAGCCAGAGAGAAAAAGCACAAAATTAGGCTTCTAGATGATCTCTGTCCTATAATTTCAGAATCACTAGATAATTCAGATTTAATCCAACTAAGTGGTAAAAATTCTCAAATAAATCAGTATGGTAGAGAAATAGTTTTATGGTCAAGTGTGTCGTCACTTTTAAGGAGTCTCCCTTATTCTGGGAAACTTAAGCACGTTAAGCTTCTTTCAAACTCTTTAAACAAGAATGAAATTATGTATAAAGTTCTAAACTCAGTCTCATCTTATCAAGATCATATCACGACTACCAACAATATTAACACCAATAGTTTCAACACTTGTAATAGTATTAAAGATGAAGATACAAAGTCGAAAAATAAACCGGGTTGTGGCAGAAGGAATATGAGTAGTGGTTTGAATCTGTTGGTGACGAGTGGAATTTTATCATCGAGTGATGATCCTTTTAGGTTATTGGTTGAAACAGCATTTCCAACTTTAATTGCTGAGAGTTTTGGTACAATTCAGGAATCAATTCACAggttatttttatcatttccTGAGGCTTCTGCCTCGCTTTTACACATGAGAAAGATCGGTTTCGAAGGTATAAACTTCTCCTCGCTCGAGCCTGAGATTGACAGATTCACATTCCTTAGCGTTTTTCTTAGCGCTTTACAACTTCTTTTAACATATTCctttgataattttaagcTCTACGATGGGATCGTCGAGTCTTCCTACTCCGATATGACAAATCACTGGGACAAACCAAACAACCAAATGAATAATTCCAAAGATGAGAAGTTCCATAATTCTAAGGGTAAAAAGATGAACAAAAGTTTGTTAAATGAGTTTGATGATTTGGATTCAAGGATTTTTGTTGACTTTATCACCCACAGGTTGGGGTcttttttcataaatttgGAGGTCAAAAAGAGGCTTTTTACTATAGGAAATTTGGGCACAAAATTCACGGCTAaatttttacacaatttaaTCCTAACAAATCTTACCCAGCCAAATTTAGTCAAAGGTAGTGGGACTGAGTTGATGAAGTGTAAGTTGCGGGAATCGCTTACTGCTTTGGGGAAGTTTATCTCCTTCGACTTTAACAACGATGGCGAGGTTTCTTTTGAGGAGTTTACGAAGGGTTCCATTGACATGAACGATTTCGTTAATGACGTCATTAGTGCTGTTGATACCTATGGTAAATCCGGGCTAGAAAAGGACCCTGAACTACAATTTGTTCACCTCCTCAATTCTCAAAATACTCTTTACGATAAGATCATTGACGAGTTTATCATCTCAGATACTGATAAAAACGACTCTCTAAGTCTTGACGAGTTCCTTGAACTCAACCTCTCAACCTCTATCATCAGCAATATCCAGGCATGA
- a CDS encoding uncharacterized protein (chr2.C.cand.70 - hypothetical protein), with protein MRENPSPNYSYMSSQSPQNQAQSQRFPQLVRQLPTQNQSEGISPGFQTPEIKSQQSFDHIPNLKREYGSQSSNFSTIPEPSEFKNQFNDRPVKINSEHVDSILDQNFSILTTINDSDSLDDSEVMSLVLNYSYFLVNITRLHQNLIFLARISDQQN; from the exons ATGAGGGAAAACCCTAGCCCTAATTACTCTTATATGAGTTCTCAGAGTCCTCAGAACCAGGCTCAGTCCCAGCGGTTCCCTCAATTGGTAAGGCAGTTACCTACCCAAAACCAATCTGAAGGTATTTCCCCTGGATTCCAAACCCCTGAAATCAAAAGTCAACAATCTTTCGATCATATTCCCAACTTGAAGCGCGAGTATGGATCTCAATCCTCCAATTTCTCCACTATTCCCGAGCCTAGCGAGTTCAAGAACCAATTCAACGACAGGCCTGTGAAGATCAATTCTGAGCACGTAGACTCAATTCTCGATCAGAATTTTTCTATTTTAACCACTATTAATGATTCTGATTCACTCGACGATTCTGAAGTCATGTCGTTAGTTCTCAACTATTCTTACTTTTTAGT gaATATTACAAGACTACatcaaaatttaatttttctgGCACGAATTTCTGATCAACAAAACTAA
- a CDS encoding farnesyltransferase beta subunit, putative (chr2.cand.447 - farnesyltransferase beta subunit) — protein sequence MDYLRDKSLKRLDDFLEKLNNFILNEESDNDNQLSQHNIGEYVSYLIVKYVVSICNDEDFEPNSNISDGKIEESYESQKLVEFDCNDIYSSRMALVLKNLASSNISLETFFCHKSKFYHYTTSTAVDNTDTSVENVVYSKKEVFGLLKFCHCKLAIDLIGDVPVSDKGVGINYLKHGEFILKRFSFLLNSVCPLKPELHINFIESHLSKDSEVLKVIDLGYLDSSRPWIIYWSLHSLLLLQHDIQPYILPDQFCVKCSRSLNSIMKCWDSEFGGFGGGEYQRGHVATTYSALCVLKMFDSVHMVDRELLHSFLMDMKSADGSFSATYGGECDVRSTYCAIASACIAGILTEKIVENTLEYIISCQTYEGGLSAEPYLEAHAGYTYCGLASINIITSSFNKITSDMIKNVKNKLDLKRAYDWCINRLTAQFGFQGRPHKLVDSCYSFWVGASLLIIEQLFKHLHNTTYSQSDNRFNEDRKLHEELVKCYILVISQTSKGLRDKPGKPPDLYHTCYSLSYFNLIEKNLTHDILLNLTT from the exons ATGGACTATTTGAGGGATAAATCCCTAAAACGACTAGATGATTTTTTGGAAAAGTTAAACAACTTTATTCTAAACGAAGAATCTGACAATGACAATCAATTGAGCCAACATAATATAGGTGAATATGTATCATATTTGATTGTAAAGTATGTCGTTTCCATCTGTAACGATGAAGACTTTGAACCTAACTCCAATATTTCTGATGGAAAAATCGAAGAGTCTTACGAGAGCCAAAAACTTGTTGAATTTGATTGTAatgatatttattcatCCAGAATGGCTCTCGTTTTGAAGAATTTGGCCTCTTCTAATATCTCTCTTGAAACTTTTTTCTGCCATAAATCCAAATTCTACCACTATACCACTTCCACTGCAGTTGATAATACTGATACATCAGTTGAGAATGTTGTTTATTCAAAAAAAGAAGTTTTTggattattaaaattttgtcATTGTAAACTTgcaattgatttaatagGTGATGTTCCTGTAAGTGATAAGGGAGTTGgaattaactacttaaaACACGGAGAATTTATTTTGAAAAGATTTTCTTTTTTACTCAACAGTGTTTGTCCTCTGAAGCCAGAGCTTCACATTAACTTCATCGAGTCTCACTTATCTAAAGATAGTGAAGTGTTAAAGGTGATTGATCTCGGATATCTAGACTCTTCAAGGCCCTGGATCATATACTGGTCTCTACACTCGTTGTTATTACTACAACATGATATACAACC GTATATATTgcccgatcaattttgtgTAAAATGTAGTAGAAGTTTGAATAGCATAATGAAGTGTTGGGATAGTGAGTTTGGAGGATTTGGCGGAGGTGAGTATCAGAGAGGTCACGTAGCAACGACTTATTCAGCATTGTGTGTTTTGAAGATGTTTGACTCTGTTCACATGGTTGATAGAGAGTTGTTGCACTCGTTTTTGATGGATATGAAGTCTGCTGACGGCTCGTTTTCAGCCACCTACGGAGGCGAGTGTGATGTCAGGAGCACTTACTGCGCTATAGCAAGTGCTTGTATTGCTGGAATATTAACGGAAAAAATTGTTGAAAACACCCTGGAGTATATTATTAGCTGTCAAACTTATGAAGGGGGATTATCAGCAGAACCTTATTTGGAAGCTCATGCAGGTTATACTTATTGTGGTCTAGcttcaattaatattatcacTAGCTCCTTTAATAAAATCACAAGTGATATGATCAAAAATGTGAAAAACAAGCTAGATTTGAAAAGGGCGTATGATTGGTGTATTAATAGATTAACAGCACAATTTGGATTTCAAGGTAGACCACATAAACTTGTTGATTCATGCTACTCCTTTTGGGTGGGAGCATCACTACTCATTATCGAACAACTATTTAAACATCTTCATAATACAACTTACAGTCAAAGTGATAATAGATTTAATGAAGATAGAAAATTGCATGAAGAACTTGTTAAGTGTTATATTTTAGTGATTTCGCAGACTAGTAAAGGGCTTAGAGATAAGCCTGGTAAGCCTCCAGATCTTTATCACACGTGTTACTCGCTCTCGTATTTTAACCtaattgaaaaaaatcTAACTCATGACATTTTACTTAATCTTACcacttaa
- a CDS encoding uncharacterized protein (chr2.C.cand.71 - hypothetical protein, PF03133 Tubulin-tyrosine ligase family) produces MNFFHDSGDLKSGENVRNNLQPSYTSSGFFQEDRLINFKTKLTDLTDDISRDSALRAESREFEPVSLQSQNADSEALNCIKEILDLLYKICEGPNDKIDPLKNSNKLGESVKLGNFRECCRNKNENNLNKLLSLRLNQISKLKEHCINGDFELSRKTDTQRTPKVKSLNGRGYLSKPVINVSESRSDFWLLTLCSKSLRWKSSNDNIGDIYWLGYSVTSKQLGEIISNNKRIFHSKIAVNRFPGIQEITKKGNFYHLLEVYSTHKLLNFTQNTATDTANNSFNNANYLADDTNVRYWPRNFMLPDNLNKVLKLVEKNVPLIFKPSNGSMGQGVRVVTVPEDINEEMLVDYTAQEYVSIPLLIKGKKFDIRLYLLLIATKCDNTNSPGIKGFIFKNSLVRFCTENYEYPSVNNSNNSFMHLTNYNINKANVTKYHRGDPDDQNNSKRPLKPFLKTLELEGYNTENIWSQITNISSITIQTIYPDIYLNTRISKVDNFQIFGLDVMIDVYGRVWLLEVNCCPSLKTSYFDGKEFREDAVDLMIKVPLITEALKIVNITLNGYSGHDNNFYSKFEDWDEISISEFRPELTLIMQLFKRAKGEILEKKYITKREWNQFCKLSGITEIITVITINTQNTIGNIDNNDNIEDMVKKSKIEGKKELNKMFGEVVKDSQGVCFADFAVLLGRCSKIIEKWINISDSETISTICKRNNFLNPLEIFRWSISKPHNSINYPETYVFSKFLHFLNDTLSLSLSKLV; encoded by the coding sequence atgaattttttcCACGATAGTGGTGATTTGAAAAGTGGAGAGAACGTcagaaataatttacaaccGTCTTACACATCTAGTGGATTTTTTCAGGAAGACAGGcttattaattttaaaactaaattaacaGATTTAACTGATGATATTTCTCGAGATTCTGCTCTAAGGGCTGAATCACGTGAATTTGAACCTGTATCTCTCCAGAGTCAAAATGCTGATTCTGAAGCTCTAAATTGCATCAAAGAGATTTTGGATcttttgtataaaatttgtgAAGGCCCAAATGATAAAATCGATCCACTTAAAAACTCGAATAAACTTGGCGAATCTGTAAAATTGGGTAATTTCAGGGAATGTTGTAGGAATAagaatgaaaataatttaaacaaacTTCTATCACTTAGACTTAATCAAATAAGTAAACTAAAGGAACACTGCATTAATGGTGATTTTGAGTTAAGTCGTAAAACAGATACTCAGAGGACTCCTAAGGTTAAAAGTTTAAATGGAAGAGGATACCTCAGCAAGCCTGTTATAAATGTTTCAGAGTCTAGGAGTGATTTCTGGCTTTTAACACTCTGTTCAAAGTCTCTTAGGTGGAAAAGCAGTAACGATAATATTGGCGATATTTACTGGCTTGGTTACTCAGTCACATCTAAACAACTTGGCGAAATAATTTCCAATAATAAACGTATATTTCATTCTAAAATCGCAGTTAACAGGTTTCCCGGAATTCAGGAAATTACTAAAAAAGGTAATTTCTACCACTTATTAGAGGTTTATTCAACCCACAAACTATTGAATTTTACTCAAAATACCGCTACTGATACCGCtaataattcttttaataatgCTAATTACCTAGCTGATGATACTAATGTAAGATATTGGCCAAGGAATTTTATGTTACCGGATAATCTAAACAAAGTGTTAAAGTTAGTTGAGAAGAATGTTCCTTTGATATTTAAGCCCTCAAATGGTTCAATGGGTCAGGGTGTTAGGGTCGTTACAGTGCCTGAGGACATTAATGAGGAGATGCTGGTGGATTATACTGCTCAAGAGTACGTCTCAATCCCTCTTTTAATAAAGGGTAAAAAATTCGACATTCGTCTGTACCTATTATTGATTGCCACTAAGTGTGATAATACTAATTCCCCAGGGATTAAGGGGTTTATTTTTAAGAATTCACTGGTTAGATTCTGCACAGAAAACTATGAATACCCCTCagttaataatagtaataacAGTTTCATGCACCTAACTAACTATAACATAAACAAGGCAAATGTTACCAAGTATCACAGAGGAGATCCGGATGATCAAAATAACAGTAAAAGGCCCTTGAAACCATTCTTAAAAACTCTTGAGTTGGAGGGATATAATACAGAAAACATCTGGTCACAAATTACCAATATCAGTTCAATTACCATTCAAACCATTTACCCGGACATATATCTAAACACTCGAATTAGTAAAGTGGATAACTTTCAAATATTTGGGTTAGATGTTATGATTGACGTCTATGGTCGTGTTTGGCTTTTGGAAGTTAACTGTTGTCCAAGTTTGAAAACTAGTTATTTTGACGGAAAAGAGTTTCGAGAGGACGCGGTAGACTTGATGATAAAAGTCCCTCTCATCACAGAGGCTcttaaaattgttaatataaCCTTAAATGGGTATTCAGGTcatgataataatttttacagCAAGTTTGAAGACTGGGATGAAATTAGTATCAGTGAATTTAGACCTgaattaacattaataatgCAATTGTTTAAAAGAGCAAAAGGGgaaattttggaaaaaaaGTATATAACCAAAAGGGAGTGGAATCAATTTTGCAAATTATCAGGAATCACAGAGATCATCACAGTTATTACCATTAACACTCAGAATACTATTGgtaatattgataataatgataaCATTGAAGATATGGTTAAAAAAAGTAAAATAGAAGGTAAAAAAGAACTAAATAAGATGTTTGGTGAGGTGGTAAAGGATAGTCAGGGTGTGTGTTTTGCTGATTTTGCAGTTCTTCTGGGAAGGTGTTCAAagattattgaaaaatggATAAATATAAGTGATAGTGAGACAATCTCAACTATTTGTAAAAGgaacaattttttaaatcctCTTGAGATTTTCAGGTGGAGTATTTCCAAGCCTCACAACTCAATAAATTACCCAGAAACTTACGTTTTCTCAAAGTTTTTACACTTCTTAAATGATACACTCAGTTTAAGTCTTAGTAAGTTGGTTTAA